The DNA sequence GCCGCTCGTCGGGCCCGCGCACCGCGGCGACGATGCAGAACTCGGTGGCTCCGGTCTTGGCGGTCTGCTTGGCCGCCTCGACCAGGCTGGGAATGTCCAGCCAAGCGCTGCGCACGGGTGAGGAGAACAGTCCCGACTGCGAGCAGAAGTGGCAATCCTCCGGGCAGCCACCGGTTTTCAGGCTGATGATGCCCTCGACCTCGATCTCGGGACCGCACCAGCGCATCCGCACCTCGTGGGCCAATGCCAGCAGCTCATCGAGGCGATCGTCGGGCAGCTGCAGCACCTCGAGAACCTGATCCCGCCGCAACGCCTCGCCGCGCTCCAGTACCTGTTCCCGGGCCAGCGCCAGGATGTCGTCAGTCATGCGCGCCGCTCCTCCTCATCGCTTCGTCCCCCTCGCCGCTGCGCGGGCTGGGGTGCCCCCACTACATCGTCGCCGCCGCGGGTCACGCGTGCTCCCTCAAGACTTGAACGGTGTTCAGGTTAGGCTAGCGGGGTGCAGCTGCACAAACCTGACGTGGTCGCCGCGGCGACCACCATCCTGGACGACTACGGCATCGCCGATCTGTCGATGCGCCGGCTGGCGCGCGAACTCAACGTCAGCCCCAGCGCGCTGTACTGGCATTTCGCCAACAAGCAGCAGCTCCTAGGTGCGGTCGCCGACCGCGTATTGGCACCTGCCTGTGCCGACCCAGGCCCGGGCGGCTGGCAGTGGCGGATCCAGACCGTCGGCGAACGCCTGCGGAACGCGCTGCTGTCCCACACCGACGGCGCCGAACTGGTGTCGGCCAGCATGGCGGCGGGCCAGTCCCGCGCGGCCACCGACATCCTGGCGCTGCTGGCGGAGGCGGCGACGGCTGCCGGCGTGCATCCTGATCAGGCCGGCCAAGTCGCCCGCACCGTCGTCTACTACGTCTTGGGGTTCACCGCCGACGAGCAGTCCCGCCTGCAGTGGGACGCCGCCGGGGCTGCCGAGATCACCCCCGAGGCCGACCCGAGCAGCGCCTTCGCGTTCGGGCTGGGATTGCTGGTCGACGGGCTGGCGATGCGCGCCGGGCTCTCCGTCAGCTGAGCAGATATTCGGTGCGCGCGTTGCCATCCCAGCGTCGCAGCCCGACAAACCGTCCGGTGATATCGGAGCGGCCGGCGATTCGCTGAGCCCGGCCCAACTGGGCCGGACCGACCCGGCGGGCCAGCGTGGTGTGCGCCGTCCACTGGCCGGGCGCCACGTTGGCCAGCGGGCCGGGTATCAGGTGGGGAGCGCATAATCGGTAGACCTGCTCGTGCAGCTCCAGCAGTGCCAGCGTCGGCACCACCAGCCGTGCCAGTACCCCGTGCGAGCGGCCGAAGATCAGCGTCGCGCCGAGCGTGCAGGCCATCGGCAGTCGGTCGGCAACCGCGACTAGAGCGGCGTCGACCTGCGGATCGATGCGCTGGGCGACCACCAGGGTGACGTGCGGTCGAGCGGCCGGGGCCTGGGTGGGCACTTCTGCCGCGGCCAGATCGGACCAGATCCGCCGGAGCGCGGTCTCGGTGTCGGCGTCGAAGACCAGCTCGATCGAGTGCACCATCGCTACCCCCCTAGGGTGCGCACCCAGTCGGTGTCGAACGCTGCGGTACTCATCGCGGCGAACTCCGCGCCGCCCAGCGCGCCGGCTCCGGCCGGCAGCACGGCGCGTACCGGCGCCTGCTGGGCAAGCGCCCCGCGATTACTGGTGGCGGCCGGTCCAGGCTGAGCCGGCCAGCTGCCGATCACCAATCCGGCGCACGACAGTCCTTGTCCGGCAAGTGATTCCAGGGTCAGTGCGGTGTGATTGAGGGTGCCCAGTTCGGCGTCGACCACCACCAGCACGGGGGCCCCCAGGTCGATGGCCAGATCGCGCAGGGTGACGCCGTCGGCGGCCAGCTCGACCAGCAGGCCACCGGCGCCCTCCACGAGGGTCAGTTGTCCCGGTCGGTCGGCGGCGCGGATCATGGCCAGCAGGTCTGCCCGGGTCGGCAGCGCCATCCCGGCCTGCTCGGCCGCGGCCACCGGGGCCAGCGGCGCCGGGTAGCGGGCGGCGGCGAACAGTGCGGTCACCCCCGACAGTCGGCCGACCTCGGCCAGGTCGTCGTCGCCGTCAGCGGTGCCGGTCTGGACCGGCTTGCACACCGCCACCTCCAGACCCGCCTGGCGGGCAGCGCCGGCCAGCGCGGCGGTCGCGATCGTCTTGCCCACCCCGGTGCCAGTGCCGGTGATGACCAGGACGGTCATGACGGCAAGGCGGGGTGGTGGCGCAGCACGTCGCGCAGCACCCGTCGCGCCAGCTCCAGATCGTCGGCGGTCAGCGAAGCCCGCGCAGTCAACCGCAGTCGCGACGTGCCGGCCGGCACGGTGGGCGGCCGGAAACAGCCCACCCGCACCCCGGCGTCCAGGCATGCGGTGGCGGCGGCCACCGCCACTTCGGCGTCCCCGAGGATGACCGAGACCACCGCGGATTCCGGTGGTTCAGCGAGGCTCGACGAAGGAGAGGTGAAGCTGGGACCGCCGCACGAGCCCTGCTGGTGGTGCAGCCCGCAGATCTCCGCTAGCACGCCGGCGTTTCGCAGCACGTCGGCGGCGCGGGACGGTTCGGCGACCAGCACATCCAGGGCGGCCGATGCGGCGCCCAGCGCCGCCGGCGCAAGACCGGTGTCGAAGATGAACGAACGGGCCGAATCGATCAGGTGGTCGCGAACCTCGACCGGCCCCAACACCGCGCCGCCCTGACTGCCCAAG is a window from the Mycobacterium sp. SVM_VP21 genome containing:
- a CDS encoding TetR/AcrR family transcriptional regulator C-terminal domain-containing protein, which encodes MQLHKPDVVAAATTILDDYGIADLSMRRLARELNVSPSALYWHFANKQQLLGAVADRVLAPACADPGPGGWQWRIQTVGERLRNALLSHTDGAELVSASMAAGQSRAATDILALLAEAATAAGVHPDQAGQVARTVVYYVLGFTADEQSRLQWDAAGAAEITPEADPSSAFAFGLGLLVDGLAMRAGLSVS
- a CDS encoding 2'-5' RNA ligase family protein gives rise to the protein MVHSIELVFDADTETALRRIWSDLAAAEVPTQAPAARPHVTLVVAQRIDPQVDAALVAVADRLPMACTLGATLIFGRSHGVLARLVVPTLALLELHEQVYRLCAPHLIPGPLANVAPGQWTAHTTLARRVGPAQLGRAQRIAGRSDITGRFVGLRRWDGNARTEYLLS
- the bioD gene encoding dethiobiotin synthase, which encodes MTVLVITGTGTGVGKTIATAALAGAARQAGLEVAVCKPVQTGTADGDDDLAEVGRLSGVTALFAAARYPAPLAPVAAAEQAGMALPTRADLLAMIRAADRPGQLTLVEGAGGLLVELAADGVTLRDLAIDLGAPVLVVVDAELGTLNHTALTLESLAGQGLSCAGLVIGSWPAQPGPAATSNRGALAQQAPVRAVLPAGAGALGGAEFAAMSTAAFDTDWVRTLGG